The Fundulus heteroclitus isolate FHET01 unplaced genomic scaffold, MU-UCD_Fhet_4.1 scaffold_148, whole genome shotgun sequence genome has a window encoding:
- the LOC118558696 gene encoding GTPase IMAP family member 4-like has protein sequence MAVAFEGCKLVKIIGLYIYLTINFCLVFPVSDVSVPEFRLVLVGKTGAGKSSSGNTILGRGAFRAATKHSSETTECSKQREMMFGRMVYVVDTPGLFDTDQSDKTVKREISKCINKTAPGPHAILLVIKFGPFTAEEREAVMKVEEIFGKEAWKYTIILFTHGDEIKSDFDQKLKNAPADLQEILKKAGNRYHVFNNLQASDRRQVTSLLEKIQKMVDDNGGQFYSNGTYEEAKKMLDQRERDIKQYYEKVLEEKIKALKADYEKQLSEAKEEHEQVVKKLESDLEELKRYYRVLESGVRQFLEQIEKDDDYSELCKQYEETLKLN, from the exons atggcagtGGCGTTTGAG GGCTGTAAACTTGTAAAAATCATTGGACTTTACATATACCTTACAATTAACTTCTGCcttgtttttccagtttcaGATGTTTCAGTTCCAGAATTCAGGCTTGTTCTTGTTGGAAAAACTGGTGCAGGAAAAAGCTCCAGTGGAAACACTATATTAGGAAGAGGCGCCTTTAGAGCAGCAACCAAACACTCCTCAG AGACCACTGAATGCTCCAAACAACGTGAAATGATGTTCGGCAGGATGGTTTATGTTGTTGACACGCCCGGTCTCTTTGACACCGATCAGTCTGACAAAACAGTGAAGAGAGAAATCTCAAAATGCATCAACAAGACAGCTCCAGGACCCCATGCCATTCTGCTGGTTATCAAATTTGGACCCTTTACAGCAGAAGAAAGAGAGGCAGTGATGAAGGTGGAGGAGATCTTTGGAAAGGAGGCCTGGAAGTACACCATCATCCTCTTCACCCATGGTGATGAGATTAAGTCAGACTTTGATCAGAAGCTCAAGAATGCTCCAGCTGACCTGCAAGAGATCTTAAAGAAGGCTGGAAACAGATACCATGTGTTCAACAACCTCCAAGCAAGTGATCGTCGACAAGTTACGAGTCTGCTTGAGAAGATCCAGAAGATGGTAGATGACAATGGAGGACAGTTTTACTCAAATGGCACCTATGAAGAGGCTAAGAAGATGTTGGATCAGCGAGAACGTGATATCAAGCAGTACTATGAGAAGGTGctggaagagaaaataaaagctttgaaGGCAGATTATGAGAAGCAGTTGAGTGAAGCTAAAGAGGAACATGAGCAGGTAGTGAAAAAGTTGGAGTCTGATTTGGAGGAGCTGAAGCGATATTACCGCGTCCTAGAGAGCGGAGTCCGTCAGTTTTTAGAGCAGATAGAAAAAGATGATGACTATAGTGAACTTTGCAAGCAGTATGAGGAAACCCTGAAACTGAACTGA